CCCCGACTCCGAGGTCGCCGTGAACCGCATTGAACCCGCTTCGGCCGGAATGCCCGATATCGCCCGGCGCGCCGCCGAGGCGAAAGCCCGGCTCGAGCATGTCTCGGCGACCGCCTCGAGTGCCGACGGGGCCGTCACGGTCACCGTCAACACCAGCGGTGCGCTGCAGGAACTCACCTTCGGCCCGCGGGCGGACGAGCTGCCGCGGGCCCGGCTCGCCCAGGCCGTCCTCGCGGCCGCCAAGCGCGCGCAGGTCGACGCCGCCCAGCAGCTGACCGCGGTCATGGCGCCGGTCATCGGTGCCGACAGCGATGCGATGAATTTCCTCCGGGAACAGATCCCCGCGCCCGAATTGCCGGAAGAAGAAGCGGCGCCGCCGCGCTGGGAATTCACCGAAACGCCGCGGGAAACTCCGCCACCGCCGCCCGTGCGCCCGGCCCGGCCGCGCGCGGACGACGACGAGGACTTCGGCGGCCCGATCCTGCGCCGGGGGCTCTGATGACCGGCCAAGCGATGAAGGTCGACTTCGACGTCCTCGGCGGCCACGAGGACGAGATCCGGGAGATCGCCGACCGGGTGCAGCAGGCGGTCGAGGCCGCCGGCACCGCCGGCGCGCTCGACTTCGACGCGTTCGGGCTGGTCGGGCAGGTGTTCGCGCTGCCGATCCAGGCGTGGGTGGACACCGCCGAAAGCTTCCTGAGCGCGGCCGTCGAGGCCGGTCACGACGTCGCGGACCGGGTGAAGACCGCGCACACGGCGTTCCGCGACCACGAAGAGAAGACGAAGTGCCTGATCGAGGGCATCGGCAAGGAGCTCCCGGCATGACCGAGACGCAGGAGAACCCCCTGGTCGCGACGGCCGAGTCGCCAGGCGGCTTCTGGAGCGGCATGGGTGACGGCTCGAAGGGCGAGTTGGACAACCTCAACGCCCAGACCGGCGGCGCGGGCATCTTCAGCGACGCCGCCTCCACGCTCACCGACGCCCGCAACGGCGACTGGGGCAACCTCGCCATGGACGTCGGCACCGACGCCCTCGACCTGCTCGGCGCGGCGATGGACCCGCTCGGCACGCTGGCCAGTGCCGGGGTCGGCTGGCTGATCGAGCACATCAGCTTCCTCAAGGACGGGCTCGACAAGCTCGCCGGCAAGCCCGAGGCCGTCACCGCCAAGGCCGTGACCTGGACGAACATCGCCA
This genomic window from Amycolatopsis mongoliensis contains:
- a CDS encoding YbaB/EbfC family nucleoid-associated protein, which produces MKGEPKSGLLPLIRMPSPDSEVAVNRIEPASAGMPDIARRAAEAKARLEHVSATASSADGAVTVTVNTSGALQELTFGPRADELPRARLAQAVLAAAKRAQVDAAQQLTAVMAPVIGADSDAMNFLREQIPAPELPEEEAAPPRWEFTETPRETPPPPPVRPARPRADDDEDFGGPILRRGL
- a CDS encoding type VII secretion target, producing the protein MTGQAMKVDFDVLGGHEDEIREIADRVQQAVEAAGTAGALDFDAFGLVGQVFALPIQAWVDTAESFLSAAVEAGHDVADRVKTAHTAFRDHEEKTKCLIEGIGKELPA